In Candidatus Sedimenticola sp. (ex Thyasira tokunagai), the following proteins share a genomic window:
- a CDS encoding TAXI family TRAP transporter solute-binding subunit: MSEEKQHLKDHLNIFGPALLLILFGFALAYQFVQPAPPEQIRIATGGKEGAYYLFGQAYRSYLEQEKITLEVLNSAGSVENIKLLENGEADLAFIQGGLSEISNSDQLISLGSLYYEPIWLFHRKGLEVSRLTDLERMRVAVGAIGSGTHAVATELLKDNGISATNSTLQELSGSEAATALIEGDTDAAFFVASPKSPVVQTLLESEHVILMSFQRADAYSRRHRHLSSVVLPQGVIDLKRNIPQRETVLLAAGANLVAHQNLHPALIDLLLQAAQKIHGGGGWFEEAGQFPNPNHLDFPLSSEAKRFYASGPPFLQRYLPFWAATLVDRLKVMLLPLLALMIPLFKIMPPIYRWRMRYRIYRWYREILTVDRRHNQPGGDIAASLNELARIEDEVSRVSVPLSYTEELYDLRLHIGLVREKLRTLDDS; the protein is encoded by the coding sequence GTGAGTGAAGAAAAACAACACTTAAAAGACCATCTTAATATCTTCGGGCCGGCTCTGCTGCTGATTCTGTTTGGATTTGCCCTCGCCTATCAGTTTGTGCAACCTGCACCACCAGAGCAGATCCGCATCGCCACCGGGGGAAAAGAGGGCGCCTACTACCTCTTTGGCCAAGCGTACCGATCCTACCTTGAACAGGAGAAGATCACACTGGAGGTACTCAACAGCGCCGGTTCGGTGGAAAATATTAAACTGTTGGAGAACGGAGAAGCAGACCTCGCCTTTATCCAGGGCGGCCTCTCGGAGATCAGCAACTCAGACCAGCTGATCTCCTTGGGGAGCCTCTACTATGAGCCGATCTGGCTATTCCACCGCAAGGGCCTTGAGGTTAGCAGACTCACTGATCTTGAGCGGATGAGGGTAGCCGTCGGGGCGATCGGCAGCGGCACCCACGCCGTCGCCACCGAGCTGCTCAAGGATAACGGCATCAGCGCCACTAACAGCACCCTGCAGGAGTTGAGCGGCAGTGAAGCAGCCACCGCCCTAATAGAGGGCGACACCGATGCCGCTTTCTTTGTCGCCTCACCAAAATCACCCGTGGTGCAAACCCTGCTCGAATCCGAGCATGTGATACTGATGAGTTTTCAGCGTGCCGATGCCTACAGTCGCCGCCACCGTCATCTCTCCTCCGTGGTACTCCCTCAGGGTGTTATCGACCTGAAACGCAATATCCCACAACGGGAGACCGTACTGTTGGCGGCCGGTGCGAACCTGGTGGCCCACCAGAATCTGCACCCGGCACTCATCGACCTGCTCCTCCAGGCGGCACAGAAAATCCATGGTGGTGGGGGCTGGTTTGAAGAGGCGGGGCAATTCCCCAACCCAAATCATCTCGACTTTCCCCTGAGCTCGGAGGCAAAGCGCTTCTATGCCTCAGGCCCACCCTTTCTGCAGCGCTACCTGCCATTCTGGGCGGCCACTCTGGTGGACAGGCTGAAAGTGATGCTGTTGCCACTGCTGGCGCTGATGATTCCCCTGTTCAAGATCATGCCGCCGATCTACCGCTGGCGGATGCGCTACCGCATCTACCGCTGGTACCGTGAAATTCTCACAGTCGACCGGCGGCATAACCAACCGGGAGGGGATATAGCGGCCTCCCTCAATGAACTAGCCCGTATCGAAGATGAAGTCTCACGAGTCTCCGTTCCCCTCTCCTACACAGAAGAGCTCTATGACCTGAGACTCCACATCGGCTTAGTAAGAGAGAAACTACGAACGCTAGACGACTCCTGA
- a CDS encoding diguanylate cyclase: protein MASFIKKDLTLSTSVRGLVIGFALIVAVMVILAVVAVWRFDLVKLKFETVVDVYNVRVELAQHMRVIARERSPILYAIIVTEDPFEADDLIMELQRQGTAFLQTREKLIATGLNPNELEKLEQHREFAREIVAKQRQIIDWVRAGRHEEASRFMVNEVSPAQIESLQQLDAFIALEKEKSQLSVNQARESFKVTLRDIGITAIFGTLFSLVVGMIISLRFSHFVNALETANTVLEEKVDERTHELQDANERLQQLASFDSLTGLPNRSLFLEHLELSMKRAVRHKHCIGMLFIDLDHFKNVNDDHGHDYGDELLRQVAERLLTCAREEDVVARLGGDEFTVILNNLVNTESAGEVSQRIIDTISKPFSILDAECHIGCSIGIALYPMHADSLDELIKCADEAMYDVKGSGKNSYHICQEPRSGCSDRSPPES, encoded by the coding sequence ATGGCTTCTTTTATTAAAAAAGATTTGACCCTTTCGACCTCCGTTCGCGGACTGGTCATCGGTTTTGCCTTGATTGTTGCCGTCATGGTGATACTTGCCGTTGTTGCTGTGTGGCGTTTTGATCTGGTCAAACTCAAGTTCGAAACGGTGGTGGATGTCTACAATGTCCGGGTGGAGCTGGCCCAGCATATGCGGGTTATTGCCCGGGAACGCAGCCCCATACTCTACGCCATTATCGTCACAGAAGACCCGTTTGAGGCTGATGATCTGATTATGGAGCTCCAGCGTCAGGGAACTGCATTTCTCCAAACCCGTGAGAAGCTGATCGCAACCGGGCTCAACCCGAATGAGCTGGAGAAACTGGAACAGCACCGGGAGTTTGCCCGGGAGATCGTCGCCAAGCAGCGCCAGATCATCGACTGGGTCAGGGCGGGTAGACATGAAGAAGCCTCCCGCTTCATGGTCAACGAAGTCTCGCCGGCGCAGATCGAGTCACTCCAGCAACTGGATGCCTTCATTGCCCTGGAGAAGGAAAAATCACAGTTGTCAGTGAATCAAGCACGGGAATCCTTCAAAGTAACCCTACGTGATATCGGAATCACCGCCATTTTCGGCACGCTATTCAGCCTGGTGGTAGGCATGATCATCAGCCTTCGATTCTCACACTTCGTCAATGCGCTGGAGACGGCGAACACTGTGCTGGAAGAGAAGGTGGATGAACGCACCCATGAACTGCAGGATGCCAATGAGCGGCTGCAGCAACTGGCCAGCTTCGACAGCCTGACAGGACTGCCTAACCGTTCACTCTTTCTTGAACACCTTGAGCTGTCGATGAAACGTGCCGTCCGGCACAAGCACTGCATCGGTATGCTGTTCATCGACCTCGACCACTTCAAAAACGTCAATGATGATCATGGCCACGACTATGGAGACGAGCTACTGCGGCAGGTGGCGGAGCGGCTGCTGACCTGTGCCCGTGAAGAGGATGTGGTGGCACGACTTGGAGGGGACGAGTTCACCGTCATCCTCAATAATCTGGTCAATACTGAGTCAGCAGGAGAGGTATCCCAGCGCATTATCGATACGATCTCAAAACCGTTCAGTATTCTGGATGCCGAATGCCATATCGGCTGTAGCATCGGCATCGCCCTCTATCCGATGCATGCCGACAGCCTTGACGAGCTAATCAAGTGTGCTGATGAGGCGATGTATGATGTCAAAGGATCAGGGAAAAACAGTTACCATATCTGTCAAGAACCCAGGAGTGGCTGCAGTGACCGATCCCCGCCTGAATCATAA
- a CDS encoding TraR/DksA family transcriptional regulator translates to MTEVDTDYFHQLLLKRREALLGVAETAAQAADTVELDQSRVGRLSRMDALQAQAMSQEGNRRRDLELRRIASALSRIKEGEYGYCLDCGEVIAKNRLEVDPAALLCIGCADKAEK, encoded by the coding sequence GTGACTGAGGTAGATACAGACTATTTTCATCAGTTGCTGCTGAAGCGGCGTGAGGCGTTACTCGGCGTTGCAGAGACCGCCGCGCAGGCGGCGGATACCGTGGAACTGGATCAGAGCCGGGTGGGTCGTCTGTCACGAATGGATGCCCTGCAGGCACAGGCGATGTCCCAGGAGGGTAATCGGCGGCGCGATCTTGAACTGCGGAGAATCGCCTCAGCTTTGAGCCGAATCAAAGAGGGGGAGTACGGGTACTGTTTAGACTGTGGCGAAGTCATCGCGAAAAACAGGCTTGAAGTGGATCCGGCGGCACTGCTCTGCATAGGTTGCGCCGACAAGGCTGAGAAATGA
- a CDS encoding CoA ester lyase — translation MDREIRPRRSVLYAPGVNRRALEKARSLPIDALIMDLEDAVAPDAKAEARDCIVETLAAGGFGRRETAVRINGLDTPWGADDIAAVACAGADAIVIPKVESADAVAAVVDALTTAGAPGLPIWIMAETPRGVLDIDAICRSHPQIAVVVMGTSDLAKTLRVPHTSAREGLMTSLGHCLLAARAHGLDILDGVFLDLQDGSGFRNACQQGRTLGFDGKTLIHPNQIEPANEIFGVSETALARARKIVAAWHQVESEGGGLAVVDGRLVERLHVDEAERLLALAEAIG, via the coding sequence ATGGATAGAGAGATACGTCCGCGTCGCTCGGTGCTCTATGCGCCGGGGGTCAATCGCCGTGCACTCGAAAAGGCGCGGAGCCTGCCGATTGATGCACTGATAATGGACCTGGAGGATGCCGTTGCACCAGATGCAAAGGCGGAGGCGCGAGACTGCATCGTTGAGACCCTTGCTGCCGGTGGTTTCGGTAGGCGTGAAACAGCTGTCCGTATCAATGGTCTGGATACTCCTTGGGGAGCGGATGATATTGCCGCTGTCGCCTGTGCCGGCGCCGATGCCATCGTCATTCCAAAAGTCGAGAGCGCTGACGCCGTTGCCGCTGTGGTTGATGCCCTGACAACTGCAGGAGCCCCTGGACTACCGATCTGGATTATGGCCGAGACCCCGCGAGGGGTGCTGGATATCGATGCCATCTGCCGTAGCCACCCACAGATAGCAGTGGTTGTGATGGGTACTTCCGATCTGGCCAAGACGCTACGGGTACCCCATACCTCCGCTAGAGAGGGACTGATGACCTCCCTTGGCCACTGCCTGCTGGCAGCCCGCGCCCATGGACTTGATATACTTGACGGCGTCTTTCTCGATCTACAGGACGGCAGCGGATTTCGTAATGCTTGCCAACAGGGGCGTACCTTGGGATTTGACGGCAAGACATTGATACATCCCAACCAGATTGAGCCTGCCAATGAGATCTTCGGTGTCTCAGAGACGGCGCTGGCCCGGGCCCGGAAAATTGTCGCTGCCTGGCATCAGGTGGAGAGCGAAGGTGGTGGGCTGGCGGTGGTCGATGGCCGGCTGGTGGAGCGACTGCACGTGGATGAAGCGGAACGACTGTTGGCCTTGGCTGAGGCGATCGGGTGA
- a CDS encoding ACP S-malonyltransferase, producing the protein MSDNEQRTIFVFPGQGSQYPGIGSDLCAEFASARAIYEQASDVLGYDMTKLSHENPDDQINLTRYTQPVLLTHHIACLTVYRELAATPITPVMAAGHSLGEYSALVAADALSFEDALRLVSRRGELMGTHGEGEMAALTVDLETAQPLSDKHFCGIAGLNLPDQTVVGGSSADLDALAAEMAEVHPKKRAVRLKTEGAFHTYYMVTAARHFREDLDKVEIKTPQLQVLSNYSGGLHEADAETIKSRLFFQLFHPVNWVGCLQTALDEGINLFVEFGGGIGSGEGPAEKRPNLEGIIKKFTRRAKPRPEYIPAINLESIKAAAGQ; encoded by the coding sequence ATGTCAGACAACGAGCAGCGCACTATTTTCGTCTTCCCCGGCCAGGGCTCTCAGTACCCCGGGATCGGCAGTGATCTCTGCGCCGAGTTTGCCTCCGCCCGCGCCATCTATGAGCAGGCAAGCGATGTCCTCGGCTATGACATGACCAAGCTCTCCCACGAAAACCCGGATGACCAGATCAACCTCACCCGCTACACCCAGCCGGTGTTGCTGACCCACCATATCGCCTGCCTTACCGTCTACCGTGAACTGGCGGCGACGCCGATCACACCAGTGATGGCGGCCGGTCACAGCCTCGGTGAGTACAGCGCCCTGGTGGCAGCCGACGCCCTCAGCTTCGAAGATGCCCTGAGGCTGGTCTCTCGCCGCGGCGAACTGATGGGCACCCATGGTGAAGGGGAAATGGCGGCGCTGACCGTTGATCTTGAGACTGCCCAGCCTCTCTCCGACAAACACTTCTGCGGCATTGCCGGACTCAACCTGCCGGATCAGACGGTTGTCGGCGGATCATCCGCCGACCTCGACGCGCTGGCGGCGGAGATGGCGGAGGTTCACCCCAAGAAGCGTGCCGTAAGACTAAAAACAGAGGGTGCTTTCCATACCTACTACATGGTCACCGCCGCCCGTCACTTCCGTGAGGATCTGGACAAGGTGGAGATCAAAACACCTCAACTGCAGGTGCTCTCGAACTACTCCGGCGGCCTCCATGAAGCAGATGCTGAGACGATCAAATCCCGCCTCTTCTTCCAGCTGTTCCATCCAGTAAACTGGGTTGGCTGCCTGCAGACTGCACTGGATGAGGGGATCAACCTGTTTGTCGAATTTGGCGGTGGTATCGGTAGCGGTGAAGGGCCTGCAGAGAAGCGCCCCAACCTGGAAGGCATCATCAAGAAATTCACCCGTCGCGCCAAGCCACGCCCCGAGTATATCCCGGCGATCAACCTGGAGAGCATTAAGGCGGCAGCTGGTCAGTAG
- the mce gene encoding methylmalonyl-CoA epimerase, translating to MIGNLNHVAIAVPDLEAGTAIYRDLLGAKVSEPLALPEHGVTTVFVELPNTKIELLHPLGENSPIAKFLEKTPSGGVHHICYEVADIEAAAAQMVAAGARVLGDIKIGAHNKPVLFLHPKDFCGTLVELEQA from the coding sequence ATGATTGGAAACCTTAACCATGTCGCTATCGCCGTCCCCGATCTGGAGGCCGGTACGGCAATCTACCGTGACTTATTGGGTGCAAAGGTTTCGGAGCCGCTGGCGCTGCCTGAGCATGGTGTTACCACTGTTTTTGTCGAACTCCCCAACACCAAGATAGAGTTACTTCACCCCCTTGGTGAAAACTCTCCCATTGCCAAATTCCTCGAAAAAACCCCCAGTGGTGGCGTTCACCATATCTGTTACGAAGTGGCGGATATTGAAGCAGCTGCGGCACAAATGGTGGCGGCGGGTGCCCGGGTGTTGGGTGATATCAAGATCGGTGCCCACAACAAGCCGGTGCTGTTTCTTCACCCAAAGGATTTTTGTGGCACTTTGGTGGAGTTGGAGCAGGCCTGA
- a CDS encoding histone deacetylase family protein: MTTAYLSHPLFLAHDPGPFHPESKARLYAIEDRLNSAHLYHLLHHLTPVSATREQLLRVHDGAYIDSLIAAAPEEGTLHMDPDTVMSPATLNAAFHAAGAVVMATDAVLNGDVVNAFCAVRPPGHHAERGLAMGFCFFNNLAVGVAHALEVHGLKRVAIVDFDVHHGNGTEDIFRDDKRVMFCSSFQYPFYPYSPLVEGHERIIHTPLESGTDGALFRRLISEQWFPALHRFEPEMIFISAGFDAHIEDEISAIRLQDQDYEWITGELISIADQYAGSRIVSVLEGGYETDALARSVALHIRALLGNI, encoded by the coding sequence ATGACCACTGCCTATCTATCTCACCCACTGTTTTTGGCCCATGATCCAGGGCCGTTTCATCCCGAGTCCAAGGCGCGTCTCTATGCTATTGAGGATCGTCTCAACAGCGCTCATCTTTACCATTTGCTGCATCACTTAACCCCGGTTTCTGCGACCCGCGAGCAGCTGTTGCGCGTCCATGATGGCGCTTATATCGACTCGTTGATTGCCGCCGCCCCCGAGGAGGGAACCCTGCACATGGATCCCGATACGGTGATGAGTCCCGCCACGCTTAACGCCGCTTTTCATGCAGCCGGTGCAGTGGTCATGGCTACCGATGCCGTGTTGAATGGCGATGTGGTTAATGCCTTCTGTGCGGTACGCCCTCCAGGGCATCATGCGGAGCGTGGTCTGGCGATGGGTTTCTGCTTTTTTAACAACCTGGCGGTAGGCGTCGCCCATGCACTTGAGGTCCACGGCTTGAAGCGTGTCGCCATCGTCGATTTTGATGTGCACCACGGCAATGGGACGGAGGATATTTTCCGGGATGATAAGCGGGTGATGTTCTGCTCCAGTTTTCAGTACCCTTTCTATCCTTATTCACCTCTGGTGGAAGGGCATGAGCGGATCATTCATACACCCCTGGAGTCAGGGACGGATGGTGCTCTCTTTCGTCGCTTGATTAGTGAGCAGTGGTTTCCTGCACTGCATAGATTTGAACCCGAGATGATTTTTATCTCCGCCGGTTTTGATGCCCATATTGAGGATGAGATCTCCGCTATCAGACTACAGGATCAGGATTATGAGTGGATCACTGGGGAGCTGATCTCGATTGCTGATCAGTATGCCGGCTCAAGGATCGTTTCAGTGCTTGAGGGAGGGTACGAAACAGATGCGTTGGCACGCAGTGTGGCGCTTCATATCAGGGCGTTGTTGGGAAATATCTGA
- a CDS encoding EAL domain-containing protein, with translation MFSRLKDITCGIKIRQLLLLVLGLLSLIAISAIAWNGIHLYWQQAETHRMVLVNDLADRSLRVTSELAIERGLTATLLASGQEYSATHDRLAAQRLKVDTHSNHFIRLAKQLAKNYADPSMIGSLKILDKLRQRISELRKEVDGAFGNAITVRLRNRWMRSMTLYITQVANLRHYFMAPTMEKEHAERYSYLIREAFFTISEYAGLERATVGQAIAANRSFRETELVDLEKYREHIAINEERLETALQYYQETREIKAAREQLEVIFHGRYAALLERIHAASKTHSQYPVSALEWFAEATSAINSILGYSHAVSLRNSRDIFSIKTRADHSVLALWGTVLLVGIAFLSAFFITYRRILTPLGQMEQAAKIIGSGDFSQPIHIDATDEFGKVGESFEAMRINLLSDRKQRELAEQQLRMLYHAVEQSVNSVIITDFDGITEYVNPRFEQTTGYRQSEVVGHKFNLLSSGRTPAEVYRRMWSTIKKGGVWEGELHNRKKDGELYWDLVSISPVRDVHGTITNFIGFQHNITKRKSMEERLNYLAYHDELTGLPNRSLLVDRFDQAVGRCRRNKHKIALLILDLDRFKVINDSLGHYTGDKVLVEVGQRLTKLARESDSLARYGGDEFVVILPDIEDTKVVTEVALRISNSISRPIELDGRLLHVTCSIGAALWPHDGGDMSSLLSHADAAMYRAKEQRGERFQFFTDELNEQLGLRLALENDLRAAIDKSELELYYQPQVSLASGKIIGMEALLRWNHSERGLVGPNHFIPLAEETGLILKIGEWVLHQACSQAAIWQRAGFEDLVIAVNVSVRQLEGDDFVATVQHILDINNLSPSRLELEVTESSMMHNPEQMISILTALGELGIRLALDDFGTGHSSLSYLQRFPFDKLKIDKSFVHNITTSKDDAAIAQTICAMGSSLNLNIIAEGVETREQLECLQHSSCQEVQGYLISRPLPADKLQGLLDSFVLDTSESAAFPHSTAV, from the coding sequence TTGTTCAGCCGTCTGAAAGATATTACCTGCGGCATTAAGATCCGCCAGTTATTGCTGCTGGTCTTGGGCCTGTTGAGCCTAATTGCCATCTCGGCAATTGCCTGGAACGGTATCCATTTGTATTGGCAGCAGGCCGAAACCCACCGCATGGTGCTGGTTAATGATTTAGCCGACCGGTCACTGCGGGTTACTTCGGAACTCGCTATAGAGCGTGGATTGACGGCCACACTGTTGGCATCCGGCCAAGAGTATTCCGCAACACATGATCGATTGGCAGCACAGCGGCTCAAGGTTGATACTCATAGCAACCACTTTATCCGCTTGGCAAAACAGCTGGCTAAGAATTACGCTGATCCCTCCATGATTGGCAGTCTCAAAATATTAGATAAACTGCGGCAACGCATCAGTGAGTTGCGCAAAGAGGTGGATGGTGCATTCGGCAATGCCATCACCGTGCGGTTGCGCAATCGATGGATGCGGTCTATGACCCTGTATATTACTCAGGTTGCAAATCTTCGTCACTACTTTATGGCACCTACCATGGAGAAGGAGCATGCTGAACGCTACAGCTATCTGATTAGGGAGGCATTTTTCACTATCAGCGAATATGCGGGTCTGGAGCGGGCAACCGTTGGCCAGGCCATAGCAGCTAATCGGTCATTCCGCGAAACAGAACTTGTAGATCTTGAAAAGTACCGTGAGCATATCGCCATCAACGAAGAGAGGCTGGAAACTGCACTGCAGTATTACCAGGAAACCAGGGAGATCAAGGCGGCCCGTGAGCAGCTAGAAGTAATTTTTCACGGTCGATACGCAGCATTGCTCGAACGTATCCATGCAGCCAGCAAAACCCATAGCCAGTACCCCGTCTCAGCATTGGAGTGGTTCGCCGAAGCTACCAGCGCCATTAACTCGATATTGGGATACTCCCATGCTGTAAGCCTCAGAAACAGTCGCGATATATTCTCAATCAAAACCAGGGCAGATCATTCGGTATTGGCTCTATGGGGTACCGTGTTGCTTGTGGGTATTGCTTTTTTGAGTGCCTTTTTTATTACCTACCGTCGTATATTGACTCCGCTGGGCCAGATGGAACAGGCTGCTAAAATTATCGGCAGCGGCGATTTCTCACAACCTATTCACATAGATGCAACGGATGAATTTGGTAAAGTCGGTGAGAGCTTCGAAGCGATGCGCATCAATCTGCTGAGTGATCGCAAACAACGGGAGTTGGCTGAGCAACAGCTACGCATGCTTTATCACGCTGTGGAGCAGAGTGTCAACTCCGTTATAATAACCGATTTCGACGGCATCACAGAGTATGTTAACCCCCGCTTTGAACAAACCACAGGATATCGGCAGAGTGAAGTCGTAGGTCATAAGTTCAATCTGCTCAGCTCCGGCAGAACCCCCGCTGAGGTCTACCGGAGGATGTGGAGCACCATCAAAAAAGGTGGGGTATGGGAAGGTGAGCTACATAACCGTAAGAAGGATGGTGAACTCTACTGGGATCTAGTCTCCATATCTCCAGTACGAGACGTGCACGGCACCATTACCAATTTTATCGGGTTCCAACACAATATTACCAAACGCAAATCCATGGAAGAGCGGCTGAATTATCTGGCCTATCATGATGAGCTGACCGGCCTGCCCAACCGTTCCCTATTGGTAGATCGCTTCGACCAGGCAGTGGGACGTTGCCGCCGCAATAAGCACAAGATTGCGCTACTTATATTGGATCTCGACCGTTTCAAGGTTATCAATGACAGCCTGGGCCATTACACCGGTGACAAGGTGTTGGTAGAGGTAGGGCAGCGGCTCACTAAGCTGGCTCGTGAAAGTGATAGTCTGGCCCGCTATGGCGGCGATGAGTTTGTTGTGATCCTGCCCGATATCGAGGACACTAAGGTGGTGACCGAGGTGGCTTTGCGCATATCCAACAGTATCTCCCGGCCGATAGAACTGGACGGGAGGCTGCTGCACGTAACCTGCAGTATTGGCGCCGCCCTCTGGCCTCATGATGGGGGTGACATGAGCAGCCTGCTGAGCCATGCGGACGCGGCGATGTATAGAGCCAAAGAGCAACGGGGAGAACGCTTCCAGTTCTTCACCGATGAGTTGAATGAACAGCTTGGCCTGCGTTTGGCCCTTGAGAATGATTTGCGTGCCGCAATCGATAAGAGTGAGCTGGAACTCTACTATCAACCACAGGTTAGCCTCGCCTCCGGCAAGATCATCGGGATGGAGGCGCTGCTGAGATGGAACCACTCCGAGCGTGGCCTGGTAGGGCCTAACCACTTCATCCCGCTGGCTGAAGAGACCGGACTCATCTTGAAGATTGGAGAGTGGGTGCTCCACCAGGCTTGCAGCCAGGCGGCTATCTGGCAGCGCGCCGGTTTTGAAGACTTGGTCATCGCGGTCAACGTATCGGTGCGCCAACTCGAAGGAGACGATTTCGTGGCCACTGTGCAACATATCCTGGATATCAACAACCTCTCCCCAAGCCGTTTGGAGTTAGAGGTTACTGAAAGCTCTATGATGCACAATCCGGAACAGATGATTAGCATCCTTACCGCGCTGGGGGAGCTCGGCATCAGGCTCGCCTTGGATGACTTTGGAACCGGGCACTCCTCACTCTCTTATCTGCAGCGGTTCCCATTCGACAAGTTGAAGATCGATAAATCCTTCGTACACAATATTACGACTTCTAAAGATGATGCCGCCATTGCTCAGACCATCTGCGCCATGGGCAGTAGTCTTAATCTGAACATCATTGCCGAAGGCGTCGAGACCCGGGAACAGCTGGAGTGTCTGCAGCACAGCAGCTGTCAGGAGGTTCAGGGCTACTTAATCAGTCGGCCGCTGCCAGCGGATAAACTCCAAGGGCTGCTGGATAGCTTTGTTCTGGATACGAGTGAATCAGCGGCATTTCCACACTCTACCGCTGTATGA